From the genome of Spinacia oleracea cultivar Varoflay chromosome 2, BTI_SOV_V1, whole genome shotgun sequence, one region includes:
- the LOC110795775 gene encoding MADS-box protein SOC1 isoform X2 has protein sequence MVRGKTQMKRIENATSRQVTFSKRRNGLLKKAFELSVLCDAEVALVIFSPRGKLYEFASCSTQETIGRYQRHVREVQPAKEASVEDNMQDLKEETAILVKKIEAVEAAKRRLLGENLGSCSLEELQQLESQLERSFHKIRSKKNQVFSEQIKQLRDKEKRLAAENARLTEKYETVPKESNMQMILAEDASPSEDTISQISDVETDLFIGLPETRIRRLPNA, from the exons ATGGTGAGAGGGAAAACACAGATGAAGAGAATAGAGAATGCGACGAGCCGGCAAGTGACGTTTTCAAAGCGTCGAAACGGGTTGTTGAAGAAGGCATTTGAACTCTCAGTTCTTTGTGATGCTGAAGTTGCTCTCGTTATTTTTTCTCCTAGAGGAAAGCTCTATGAATTTGCAAGCTGTAG CACGCAGGAAAcaattggaagataccaaaggCACGTAAGAGAGGTCCAACCTGCTAAAGAAGCATCTGTTGAAGATAATATGCAG GACTTAAAGGAAGAAACTGCGATTTTGGTGAAGAAGATAGAGGCGGTTGAAGCTGCAAAACG GAGGCTTTTGGGAGAGAATTTAGGGTCATGCAGTTTAGAGGAGCTGCAGCAACTGGAGAGCCAGTTGGAAAGAAGTTTTCACAAAATCAGATCAAAAAag AATCAAGTTTTCAGTGAACAAATAAAGCAGTTGAGAGACAAG GAGAAGCGACTTGCTGCTGAAAATGCAAGGCTTACTGAAAAG TACGAAACGGTGCCAAAGGAGTCAAATATGCAGATGATATTAGCAGAGGATGCATCACCATCTGAAGATACAATAAGCCAGATTTCGGACGTCGAGACAGATCTTTTTATTGGATTACCGGAGACCAGAATTAGGCGTCTTCCTAATGCATAG
- the LOC110795775 gene encoding MADS-box protein SOC1 isoform X1: MVRGKTQMKRIENATSRQVTFSKRRNGLLKKAFELSVLCDAEVALVIFSPRGKLYEFASCSTQETIGRYQRHVREVQPAKEASVEDNMQDLKEETAILVKKIEAVEAAKRRLLGENLGSCSLEELQQLESQLERSFHKIRSKKNQVFSEQIKQLRDKEKRLAAENARLTEKCIIMVNRQYETVPKESNMQMILAEDASPSEDTISQISDVETDLFIGLPETRIRRLPNA, from the exons ATGGTGAGAGGGAAAACACAGATGAAGAGAATAGAGAATGCGACGAGCCGGCAAGTGACGTTTTCAAAGCGTCGAAACGGGTTGTTGAAGAAGGCATTTGAACTCTCAGTTCTTTGTGATGCTGAAGTTGCTCTCGTTATTTTTTCTCCTAGAGGAAAGCTCTATGAATTTGCAAGCTGTAG CACGCAGGAAAcaattggaagataccaaaggCACGTAAGAGAGGTCCAACCTGCTAAAGAAGCATCTGTTGAAGATAATATGCAG GACTTAAAGGAAGAAACTGCGATTTTGGTGAAGAAGATAGAGGCGGTTGAAGCTGCAAAACG GAGGCTTTTGGGAGAGAATTTAGGGTCATGCAGTTTAGAGGAGCTGCAGCAACTGGAGAGCCAGTTGGAAAGAAGTTTTCACAAAATCAGATCAAAAAag AATCAAGTTTTCAGTGAACAAATAAAGCAGTTGAGAGACAAG GAGAAGCGACTTGCTGCTGAAAATGCAAGGCTTACTGAAAAG TGTATTATTATGGTAAATCGACAGTACGAAACGGTGCCAAAGGAGTCAAATATGCAGATGATATTAGCAGAGGATGCATCACCATCTGAAGATACAATAAGCCAGATTTCGGACGTCGAGACAGATCTTTTTATTGGATTACCGGAGACCAGAATTAGGCGTCTTCCTAATGCATAG
- the LOC110795776 gene encoding uracil phosphoribosyltransferase: protein MWDLKCVSTPTSPTIIFPHNPCATKTRHYHTPQPQSRRFPSLSINCRATLNQKPMSDDRMLVFVPPHPLIKHWVSVLRNEQTPCAVFKNAMAELGRLLIYEASRDWLPTITGEIQTPMAVAKVEFVDPREPVAIIPILRAGLALAEHADSILPSTATYHLGLGRDEETLQPTVYLNKLPEKFPEGARIFVVDPMLATGGTIVKAIDLLKERGVGNNQIKVISAVAAPPALTKLSEKFPGLHVYTGIIDEVVNEKGFIIPGLGDAGDRSYST from the exons ATGTGGGATTTAAAATGCGTTTCCACTCCAACTTCCCCCACTATCATTTTCCCCCACAATCCCTGCGCCACCAAAACACGCCACTATCACACTCCTCAACCTCAATCCCGCCGCTTTCCTTCTCTATCCATTAATTGTCGTGCTACCCTTAACCAGAAACCCATGTCTGACGATAGAATGCTT GTGTTTGTACCACCACATCCGTTGATCAAACACTGGGTTTCTGTTCTTAGGAATGAGCAGACTCCATGCGCTGTTTTCA AAAATGCAATGGCCGAGTTGGGGAGGCTACTTATATATGAAGCTTCAAGGGATTGGTTG CCTACTATTACTGGAGAAATTCAAACACCTATGGCTGTTGCCAAAGTCGAATTTGTTGATCCAAGGGAGCCTGTGGCG ATTATTCCTATTTTAAGAGCAGGTCTTGCACTAGCAGAGCATGCAGATTCTATTCTCCCCTCAACGGCAACCTATCATTTAG GGCTAGGCAGAGATGAAGAGACACTTCAACCAACTGTCTATTTGAACAA GTTGCCGGAAAAGTTCCCTGAAGGAGCTCGAATATTTGTTGTGGATCCAATGCTGGCAACAG GTGGGACAATTGTTAAAGCAATTGACCTGTTAAAAGAGCGGGGTGTTGGAAATAACCAAATTAAAGTG ATTTCAGCTGTTGCTGCTCCTCCAGCACTCACAAAGCTCAGCGAGAAGTTTCCAGG GCTTCATGTATACACTGGAATCATTGATGAAGTTGTTAATGAAAAGGG GTTTATTATTCCTGGCCTTGGGGATGCTGGAGATCGTAGCTATAGCACATAG